Genomic segment of Phycodurus eques isolate BA_2022a chromosome 13, UOR_Pequ_1.1, whole genome shotgun sequence:
GAAGGCGTAAATAGAAATCACATTAGAATGAGACAATAAGTGGTATTTTGAGGGGGGCTAAACATGTCTACAGCATATATTTCACTTGAGGGAAAATCCATCAAAACATCTTGGTGCTTAATTGCATTAATCTAAAAGATAACTAGCATGAAagagtcttatttttttaatgtgtgggCTCTTGACAGCATATCCCAATCTCAGTTAAACGGATGCTTACAGAGAACGTACAGTGATCCCGGTTTGggctatttgctgtttttgagctcaggccaaagccatgccTAACATTAAACTACAGCTCTGTTGAAATCTTTGTGCCAAGcaactatgttgaactgagggtaggagcttcatttagtcacaCCATAACCTTGTCAAATAGAAAAATCtgccctagtgagaataagccgTACAGAAAATGACTGGATTGACTgatgctttgccaccatctggtggcatctataggcaattacaaaattCTGTGGGTCAGTGAATTATACCATCATTTATCACGTGATTTGAGAATGCACATTGAATGACTGTAAGAGGAGTGCATGTCAGCGACTTGGTGTGGGGCCTACTTGGTGATGGTTCCGTCGATGTCGGAGATGATGACTTTGTCGTCCCAGTTCCACAGGTAAATGGTGCCCTCACAGCGGCACGTGCCCTGGTACTGCGTGGTGATGCTGAACGTCACATCATTGGGACCCTCCTTCAGTTTTAGACTGGCCTGGTAggaggcaaaaaacaaaaccaaacaaaaaaaaaacaaacacataccaaataatgtttaaagaaagagtttcaaattaaggtttgttCAGATCCATCTAAATTTATCACTGACTGCTTCGGTAACATTAATGAACTTACCCATCTTTCTCGTACAATTTATTATTCTACCCATTAATCAATGTGTCTATCAATCTATTTACCCATCTACTTATCTACCTATTAATCTACTTATTTATTCAATCTATCAAGATACTAACCTATCAATCTTAAAATAATCTATCAGTCTACCCATCTATCAGCAACCTAAACTTTTCACATTGAATGGGGAAAGTACCAATTCCAGCCAGCAGATGGAGCTCCAATCAGACAAATGATCTAAAAACAGGCACTTATTtagtattttgtttaatttcccCCCCTTCATACCACGTTGGTCAGTAAGTGTATAATCAATACCATTTATAAGTGCACTCACGATCTGATCAGAGGAGAGGCGTAGCGACTTCCTGTAGGCGTGCGGGCCTGCGTGCTGTTGACCGTCGCTCAGCTGGTGTCTCTCCTGACATGACGCGGCGCTCACCTCCTTGCACTCTTCGTCGCTGGACGAGTCTGTGCTTTTAGTCCTTTAAAGATACGTTTCATTAAATGTACTAATAAATATGCAGACAATATAGGATTTGGTGTGATAGACTAGCACTTACAGTGAAGTGAGATTCTCTTGTGTCATGGCGGATCCTTCCTCCCCCAACTGAGACTCCTCCTTGGTTTCAAGCTTAGTCTCAGACTGCATTGACATTAACATAGAACTATGAAACTATTTTCACACTATTCAAAAATGTTGTCAAACAGCACACAAACCTGCTTGATTGCACTGTCCGCCCGTTTTCGCCAGAACCACCAGCGGCCCGACTTCTTTGGCATCTTCTCCTTTACCCAGGCTTCCTCTGTAGCCTGAGTCATACACGGCAGTGTTCAAATACACAACAATGGCAATAGTGAAGAGAGTGAGCAGAGAAATAAATTCTAATTACCTTTGGTAAATTCTTCTGAAATGCTTGTAGACTTAGAATTAAAGGTGCAGCAAGAGTCCAGTTGTAGTATCTATGACCACCAAGAATTGAGAACCAGTTATTTACTGCATTAGTCGTGTTCATTTGAGTGTCAAAACTAAACAACGCTTACCTATTTCCTATCTTTACTACAAGGTTGGGATTATCTATAATTGCAGGATTTTCAGCAAATTCGTGATAGGTGATGATGTGCTCCATGAATTTTTCTGGAGAGAAGAGAACAGTTACAGAAGTTCAAAACGGCTATGTCAGCTGTGAAAGAAGACAGTCTTCATTGTTTCAGATTAAAGTGATACTAACCTTCCTGTTGAAAGCGATGAAACTGTTAATAAATGCGATGAAACCGTTAATAAATAGTGATGAATTTCATATGACGAGTatcactgttttaaattgtaattatcCTTAATAACATATTCAACATAATGTGCTATGCTGTGGGCGAGACCCAGGACAAGTGATGCGTCAACTCAATACTGCAGCGGAGGCAAAACTGCTCTGAAGCGGAGGTATACGCAACTTCATCCCTCAAATCGCAGAACAAGCTGCCCTGTGCTGCCACTCCTGTCTTGAAGCCTTCAAGTTGGAACGGCTAACGCTTGCATCAAGTAGAATGAAGCTGAATAGAGTTGAAGCACATTGCTTAGTACTACTTATTtctatttaattgaaatgtcattatttaaaaGCATCTAATGAATTAGACTGATGGTTAAATAGAGTTCCTACCTCAACTAAATGTACATTTCATGGAGTCTAGCATACATGAAAATTCACTTTGGTTGTCGCcgtttgtaatttttaaatttcaaaaagTACTTATGGTTGCTTAATACtaagactttacgccgatctgatcggtgttatcggtatcggccgataattagcattttatgatgatcggctttcatgtcataattcgccgatccgatcaatgacgtcatcgattggctccgcaaaagacctTTAACTCCGCGTGGCTGTCGCGTATGGATACAAAAGCccgtttatttttagccttgtcacgtctcttgtggcgcagtactgcaactctctgatggccaataaagtttttttcaatcttgtcggttaaAAACACATTGGTGTAGAACTATTTGGCGGTGTCTCGGACAAAACACGTtaattatttgcagtctgtgcacaactgaagtacgttgtggggaacgtcatctaaatgcttcaacacaaattgatcgggcacctgaagaatgtacacaaggaggagcatgccccattcaaaaggaaaagccaaacgtatgcaaactctggacaacagccgtccatatagccgggacagtgagaaagttagagtaagcatttcattaacagtatttattaaagtaatttaattgcaacaaagtaatttaattacagtaagttagcacccattatttctgtcatgttgtaatattgatctgacctaaacttatgtcagtggccaatccttgatgccccctagaggtcattgatgttttaactttagtctaaaatgctacaaaataattttgagcCGGGAtgtgctccagcacgcctgcgaccctatgaggataagcggtacagaaaatggatggcgtaTAATGATACACACAAGTATatccaataaatgaacaagtcataaagtacacaagtatatacaatacatgaacaagtcatgtaaatggcaacattgctccatcttgtgatcggttatcgtttttttaaaactttttgatcggccccaaaaatcctgattgtgtaaagcctacttaatacctgtatatatttttggtaTTTAAAAGAATACATGTTGCAATGCTGTCGGTGTGTACagctatgattttttttcttgtagtcaTATTGTGATAATACCGAtaattgtcattattttggtCATGTCAATTATGATATGAAatgtacataacattttatctCTAGAATGTGACGTGTTTTCATCAAACTATGCCTCGGTTCAAGAATTACAACACACCATCTTTGGCGCAGGGGTGGGCACCTGCTCCGTTCTTTAATCAAGCCCACTGAACATTTAAATTATCAAgagtattgtaatatttgttacatttatttagtcaccccctaaaattggttaattaaaaatgtaaatgtatttataaatcTCAGGAAATAACTGgttaattgattttgttttacatttgcaCACGCCTGCTTTGCAGCCTCATTAAACTCTGGTTGCTTTGAAGGGTCTCGTAGAAATGAGGCCTCTACTGCGGGGTGTCCTAAATGTGAGAATGGCTTGTTACCATAACAACCAGAGGCAGTTGCAGCTAAAGCGCACTTCCACTACCTTTGGAGATCTCCGCGTTCTCGGTGAGGCCTCCACACAGCGACAGCGTGACGTCTGGGAGGTCGCTGGCCGAATCCGACAGACACTCGGTGCCGCTGTCGGCCGCGGCGCTGCCGACTGACTGCGGCGATTGCGAACCCGAGCGAATCTCTGTTTCCATCCAGTGCTTGTTGGCCGCCTCAGCCTCACTGCAGCGAGAAAACACGGAGTAAGATCACATCGTCTTCTTTTAACACAGTCAGCAGTCTAACCTCTTAGGAAAGTATCTGGCGGCTACATCAGGCTCAAGTGCCTTTAGGTCATCCAGGTAGATGTCCTCAGGACCCTGATGATGACTCCTCTTCGGGACACCTGCATTCAACAaacgaactggtcaccagtttgCAGTAAGGGTTGATAGGTATGGcctcaaaataaaatttctgatttttttccaaagaaatcCCTATTTGAATTGATTTTCCCCCTTCTCTTTTCGAAAAAGTAAATCACAATGACATTATTCTAAACAAGTTTTCCTTTTTGCTTTTATCCCGGTCTCAGATTTGATTCATTTCTCctttgaaacagtttttttcaatgttgttgtttttttccccctagcaTTAACGTGCATCAACCTTCACAGAatgttatgtatttatattttacagatAATGCGAAAATAATTCCTCTTGtgcaaaaaagtcaaaacatggGAAAACcactaataaatacataaatacaatttcatatCCGTCAAACTGCATGGCCCGGCTGgtccattttaaaattttcttaGCGTAACGCCACACCCCCTCAAGCTCTCTCATAGTCTTTTTCCCATCACAGTGTTGTACAGGTGAGACAAGgtggcaaaatatttgcagcttaAGAGCACATACCGTGGGTCAAAGGTTTCCAACATATCGATAAATTACTGCTTTAGCAACGTATAAATAGGCCtcatgtctttggcaatgttcagcgcAATTGAATCCGTGATTTGTCCTGAGCAATAAACTCTAACTAATGAATAAAATCGATGAATAGCCCAGCCCTACCCGTGCTGAACACCAAATCATACCTACCTTTCTTCTTAGAGGGTGAGTCGCTCTGCTGGCTGTTGGCGGGGGTGGAGGTGACCACACTGTAAGGCAGCACGTCCACGGACTCCGTGAGAGAGGCGAGATTCTCACACGTGATTGTGGAGATGCTAGTAAGAGTATGTGGCTCGGGCTTGACGATGGCGCACGCCGGGTGGCCCCCGTCGTCTGTTTCGCCGTCATCCTCCATGGCTTCGGAGCTCAGGATGACACGGAAATGGGTGCTCTCGGAAGGGGTGATGGTCACCGTTTTAAGGAGCTCTGCCTTGTCTTTTTTGATGACCTGGATATTGAGATTGAACAGTGGATAAAACACCGTtttgcaacacaaaaaaaggacaaaaaaccaaaacaaaaacataaagtcATTTTGAAGGTTGCTTTCTTACCCTGGTTGTTTCTGGGAACTCTCCCCAGGTCCACTGCATGTGCGACTCGGCTCGCAGCAACGTCTCTGAGGGTCTCACCATCAGTTCAGAGTCACTTTTTGGCGAAAAGGCCTGGGATAAGCCATGGCTAAATgtacaaagaaagaaatacataGATAAGAGGCAGTTTATTTGAGGTAGGTGctatatttcctcaaatacttGCCATCTATTGACACTAAGGCcttctttatttgtacaaatgcttcGGTACGGTTGGAGCTTCACACACGGCCTGCCCGTTGATTGGTCAGCAGAGAATTGTTACTTCTATGTTAAAACCGGATTATAATGTGTACATGGGGAGTTGGAGGTGGACCTAATTGTTCACATACAGTGTGAACGCTGTGGCCAGGTATTCACTTGCTGTAAGGCTGTCAAGACTATGCGGATACCATTTCATGTATAGTTCTCAAATGGtcgatttgttgttgtttttttcttacccAAGATCAGGGGGACACAAGGGATCCTCGGTTAACAACGGTGCTGTTATACAACATTCTGAGGttatgaactagtttg
This window contains:
- the lpin2 gene encoding phosphatidate phosphatase LPIN2 isoform X2, which codes for MNYVGQLAGQVLVTVKELYKGINQATLSGCIDVVVVRQRDDTYQCSPFHVRFGKLGVLRSKEKVIDIEVNGEPVELQMKLGDNGEAFFVQETEQLNLVPAHLATSPIPTESHLFWISEVEGRPSKDLEDDDPADQEDPPAPTSVSTKKKKRRKKKHKGDPRREELTPPMPVALAVAANTLATMTNEEIFEMDLSSDEDTTVPHVSRSPSVSTIRDIDPRLPAARHNLDGYALSDGDWTANDSHGLSQAFSPKSDSELMVRPSETLLRAESHMQWTWGEFPETTRVIKKDKAELLKTVTITPSESTHFRVILSSEAMEDDGETDDGGHPACAIVKPEPHTLTSISTITCENLASLTESVDVLPYSVVTSTPANSQQSDSPSKKKGVPKRSHHQGPEDIYLDDLKALEPDVAARYFPKSEAEAANKHWMETEIRSGSQSPQSVGSAAADSGTECLSDSASDLPDVTLSLCGGLTENAEISKEKFMEHIITYHEFAENPAIIDNPNLVVKIGNRYYNWTLAAPLILSLQAFQKNLPKATEEAWVKEKMPKKSGRWWFWRKRADSAIKQSETKLETKEESQLGEEGSAMTQENLTSLTKSTDSSSDEECKEVSAASCQERHQLSDGQQHAGPHAYRKSLRLSSDQIASLKLKEGPNDVTFSITTQYQGTCRCEGTIYLWNWDDKVIISDIDGTITKSDVFGQILPQLGKDWTHQGIAKLYHSVAENGYKFLYCSARAIGMADMTRGYLQWVNDGGTILPRGPLMLSPSSLFSAFHREVIEKKPEIFKIECLTDIKNLFQHNKQPFHAAFGNRANDVFAYKEVGVPVCRIFTVNPKGELIQEQTKGNKSSYGRLSELVEHVFPLLSKEQNEAFTMPEFSSFCFWRQPIPAVDPADLL
- the lpin2 gene encoding phosphatidate phosphatase LPIN2 isoform X1, which gives rise to MNYVGQLAGQVLVTVKELYKGINQATLSGCIDVVVVRQRDDTYQCSPFHVRFGKLGVLRSKEKVIDIEVNGEPVELQMKLGDNGEAFFVQETEQLNQLVPAHLATSPIPTESHLFWISEVEGRPSKDLEDDDPADQEDPPAPTSVSTKKKKRRKKKHKGDPRREELTPPMPVALAVAANTLATMTNEEIFEMDLSSDEDTTVPHVSRSPSVSTIRDIDPRLPAARHNLDGYALSDGDWTANDSHGLSQAFSPKSDSELMVRPSETLLRAESHMQWTWGEFPETTRVIKKDKAELLKTVTITPSESTHFRVILSSEAMEDDGETDDGGHPACAIVKPEPHTLTSISTITCENLASLTESVDVLPYSVVTSTPANSQQSDSPSKKKGVPKRSHHQGPEDIYLDDLKALEPDVAARYFPKSEAEAANKHWMETEIRSGSQSPQSVGSAAADSGTECLSDSASDLPDVTLSLCGGLTENAEISKEKFMEHIITYHEFAENPAIIDNPNLVVKIGNRYYNWTLAAPLILSLQAFQKNLPKATEEAWVKEKMPKKSGRWWFWRKRADSAIKQSETKLETKEESQLGEEGSAMTQENLTSLTKSTDSSSDEECKEVSAASCQERHQLSDGQQHAGPHAYRKSLRLSSDQIASLKLKEGPNDVTFSITTQYQGTCRCEGTIYLWNWDDKVIISDIDGTITKSDVFGQILPQLGKDWTHQGIAKLYHSVAENGYKFLYCSARAIGMADMTRGYLQWVNDGGTILPRGPLMLSPSSLFSAFHREVIEKKPEIFKIECLTDIKNLFQHNKQPFHAAFGNRANDVFAYKEVGVPVCRIFTVNPKGELIQEQTKGNKSSYGRLSELVEHVFPLLSKEQNEAFTMPEFSSFCFWRQPIPAVDPADLL